In the genome of Ammoniphilus sp. CFH 90114, the window GATGTCCTGAGGAAGTCCCAAGTTGGGATTGGCTCTGGATGAGCCAATGGAAGAGGACAAGGTTGAAACGATAAATGAAATTGTTGTGGCTATTGATAACAAGATTATCGAGTATACAGAAGAACTAAGCTTGGATGACCAAAATGGTGGATTAGTCATGCTTGGAAACCAAGGGTGTTGTTAAAGCACGATAATGGTAAAAATAAGAAAAGCCTCTGGTGTAAAACCAGAGGCTTTTCTTATTTTTGTTAGCTTGCTTGCATCTTAATGGCTCGATCGCAGATGGCTTCTACATCCTGATGGTCATGTGTAACAAACAGACAGGTCATCTCAGCTTTACGCAATATGTCTTGGATCTCACACCGAATGGAGCTCTTCAAGTCGGCGTCTAAATTGCTAAAAGGTTCATCCATTAAGAGAAGTGAAGGGCGTGGCGCAAGAGCGCGAGCAATAGCTACACGTTGTTGCTGACCTCCACTCAATTCGTGTGGGTAGCGGTCTTTATATTCGCTTAGGTGCACCAGTTCTAACATCTCTTGTACCCGAACGGTTCTCTCCGAACGAGGCAATCGATGTAAACCGAATGCTACGTTTTGAGCAACGGTTAAGTGGGGGAATAAGGCATAGTCCTGAAAGACCATTCCAACTCCTCGTTGTTCTGGATTCAAGCAGATGTTATCATCCACAACCGTTTTACCAGAGAGAA includes:
- a CDS encoding adhesin, translated to MKITDAARDMIQGVLTENGAKNIRVFFAGMSUGSPKLGLALDEPMEEDKVETINEIVVAIDNKIIEYTEELSLDDQNGGLVMLGNQGCC
- a CDS encoding ABC transporter ATP-binding protein, yielding MTVVDVCSVSFQYGRKQKPVFRDLTFSIEKGEIVGVIGASGSGKSTLLRVIAGLEHPSEGKVILSGKTVVDDNICLNPEQRGVGMVFQDYALFPHLTVAQNVAFGLHRLPRSERTVRVQEMLELVHLSEYKDRYPHELSGGQQQRVAIARALAPRPSLLLMDEPFSNLDADLKSSIRCEIQDILRKAEMTCLFVTHDHQDVEAICDRAIKMQAS